Genomic DNA from Mycobacterium stomatepiae:
ACGTAGAATCAAGGTGTCGATCGTAATTCGAGATGTTCGTCGATCCCGATAGCTGATCTTCGCTATAAACGGCGTGGCTTCGATCCATGAGCGCGAGCCGCTCGTGACGCCATCTGTCACGAATCACATCGGGCTCGTACACCTTGATTGGGTAGTGGAAACCGCGCTGCCGGAAGGCAGCGACTTCGTCGGCGCTCAGCCCAGCATCCACGCGTTGACCTGTCATAATGAAGCGCCTTTCCGTCGAGGAGGTTTAGTTGAAACTGCGCGCGCGAGAGGGGTTTCAGCCGGGGCGGCGAAGTTGCGACGCTCAGCGGCCACCCGAGCGATTCCGGACGGGCTGCTGTTATCGGCCAGATCTGCCGGTACTAGCTCAAGATCCAAAACTGCGTTAATTTCAGCCAGCAGCCGGACGACGGCCAGCGAGGTTGCGCCGGCGTCAAAGATGTCCCGATCGGGCTCAAATGGGTTTAACCGCAAGACGCGCTGGACGATCTCAAACACCGCGCCGGCGTCATCGGATCCATCCTGCTTGTTAGTGCTGGCCACGGCTGCACCAGCTCCGCCTGAAATCTTCGACAAATGGTCGCTGGCGCGAGCGGACAGGGACACCACATCAACTTTTCCGTTTGTACTACGAGGCAACTCATCGATAAAAAACACATGATTCGGGCACAAGTGCGCGGGCAACAACGCGCCCACGGCCTCGCGAATCTCCGTTTCACGCGCGGCTGGGCGCAAACAGGTGACTGCCTCATTCTGCAGTCTCCGTTGTACTGGCGAATGATCCACAACAAACGCAACCAGCCGATCGTCGCCGGGCCCGGCCTGCGCGGCGACGACCGCAGCAGCATTCACCCCATCGATGCTTATGAGCACCGTCTCGATTTCCTGAGGCTCGATCCGATATCCGCGGACCTTCAATTGCGCATCAGCACGACCGAGATACACCAAGTCGTCGCCGTCACGGCGCGCTATGTCCCCCGAACGGTAACAGCGCACGAGCGAACCGCAAAGCCCCAGCGGCAACGTGATAAATCGTTGTGTGTCCAGCTCAGGGCGATTGAGGTAGCCACGCGCCACACCGGGACCCGTCACTACGATCTCGCCCGCCTTGCCCTCTGGCACTGGCGCCAGGCTTGCGTCAAGTAAATGAATCCCTAGGCCGGGCAAGGGCCGGCCGATCGGGCTGCGGCCTGTGCGTTGCACATCGTTGATATCTAGACGCCGCTGCGTTGTGTGCACGGTGGTTTCGGTGATTCCGTACATGTTCACTAGCTCCGGTGAGCTGGTGCCACGGGCCAAGATCCAGTCGGCAAGCCCAGCCGGCTCTAAGCGTTCCCCTCCGAAGATCACTAGCCGTAGCGCGTCTAGGGGCGCTTTGGTCGCCAGTGCCTCGGTGCTGAAAGGTGCAAATGCTGTGGGGGTTTGACTGAGGATCGTGATCGCTTGCCGGTCAACGAGCTCAACGAACTGCTTAGGCGAGCGGGCTGTGTGTTCATCGACGATAACGATTCGGCCGCCATGCAGTAGTGCACCCCACATTTCCCAGACGGAGAAGTCGAAGCTCGATGAATGGAACATCGTCCAGACATCGGATTCACACAAGCTGAATTCTGTTGCGGTGGCGGCGAATAACGCCAGTACATTGCGGTGTTCCACCACAACACCTTTCGGCGTTCCGGTGGACCCAGAGGTGTAGATAATGTAAGCGGGATCGTTACTGGCGGCCGTACGTATGGCGGCGTCGCCAGCGTGGCGGCTTTCGTTGACTGCCTTGGTGAATGAAACAGTCTGCACATCCGATCCCGGCACATTGTCACCGATAAGCAGTGACGCGCCGCTATCGCGTAGGCAGTACTGCAGACGGCGCGTCGGATAGGCGGGGTCCAGCGGCAGATAGGCGCATCCCGCCATTGTTATTCCGACGATCGTGGCGATCAGTTCGAAACCGCGCCGCTGCGTAAGGGCCACGATAGCGTTGGCAGGTGCGCGCCGCTGAATTGCATGCGATATGGCAGTTGCATTACCTAGTAGGTCGGCGTAGGAGAGTTCTTGTTCGAGGTAGGACACAGCGATATTCGCTGGGTGCCGACCTACCGATCGAAGAAATTCTTCGGCCAAACATCTCATCGCTACTTCTCCGACGTGAGTAAGTTCGTTTGCGTTCATTAGTGCCTGATGACCAATTACAGACGCAGGAGCGCACCAGTCGCTGCTCAGATGTGCGCACCGAGCACTCTGCGGGCCCCGCTCAGCAAATGGTCAGCGACGACGTCCACGTTTCGTGTACGCCAGTTCTGAAGGTCGCTGTCGCGAAGATATGCGTTAAGAGCCCCCATCGCTGGGCCGCTGTGAATTTGAAAATCGGCGCGCTGGGTGATGTCGCCAACGAGGGCGGACTGCATACTGCGGGCAAAGTATGTTTTGAAAGTGCGGGCCATCCGTGCGCGTGGTTGGGTAGTCACCCTCGCCAGTTCTTTTGGGTTGGCGTGTTCCAGGCGAACCCGGGCCATGTCCCAAGCGTGGCCTAGGCTGCATCCCAGGTAACGCTCGACCATCTTGCGGGTGTCTCCGTCGAGATCGTCGAGTGATCTGTGGGCGCGGTAGACCTGATAGAGGTAGTTGGCTCTGGCGGGAAATAGGGTCGCTTTTCGAACCACTTGGACCCGGGCACCTAATTCGAACATGTCTCCGGCTGGTGCGTATGTCGTGTCGCCAACATCGATTTGAGCGAGCAGGTCTTTCACAGCATCGGATGTGCCGGCTTCAGGCGTGCACTGATTCACCGATCCGGTTACGACAAACTCTGCACCGAGCACGAACGCAGCAGCGATCGATTCGGGTGTGCCCAGCCCGCCCGCTGCGCCGATACGCACGACCTCGTCGAGGTTTTGCGACGCGTACTGGTCCCGCAGCCGAGTCATCGAGGGTATTAGGGCCAACGCGACGCCAGCGTCGGTATGCCCCCCAGAATCGGCCTCAACGCAGATGTCTGCGGCCACCGGAAGCCGTCGGGCCGCGGCCACCTCGTCGGCATTTAAGAGACCCTCGGCGCGAAGGTTGGCTAGCAGCTGCTCCGATGGTGGCTGCAAAAAGAGGGCGGCGACCTCGCGGCGCGACACTTTGGCGATGACACGGTGGGGTGCGACCGCGCGACCGCCGTCAATATGGGCTCCGCGGTACCGGAATCTCAAAAGAGGTTCTGTGAGTTGGGTGTAAGCGGCTGCTTCGACCATAGAAACGCCGTGACGAAGATAGAGCTCTACCCGGCGCTGTTCTTCTTCAGGTTGCTCGGGTGTGGCCAGTAGATTCACCGCGTATGGGATATCGGGCGCCAGGGCAGCGCTGATATGTGTCAGACCGCTTTCGATTTCAGGAAGGCCTAGTCCCCCAGTTCCCAGGACACCAAGAAGGCCAGCGCGACCCATCCGGACAACCAGCGCCGGTGAGGCGATGCCTCGATACATTGCACCGGCAACATAGGGCTCGCGTACTCCGTGAGCTTTACAGAAGTTGCGGCCGGGCGTGTAGATGTCAATTGCCGATATGAGCGTAGCCGTCAACCGTTTTCCGTTGCTTTGAGATGGAGCGATCCGGTTTGGCTCGCGATCTTCATCACAGCCGGGAGCGGGTGCCGTGGTGGCTGCCAACCAGAAGTCCATCAGCGTTCGGCCGGGGCCGAGCTGACGGGCGTGGTTGACCCCCTGGCTACGCAGGTACTGAAGACAGTCCCACCAGCGCACTTGTGAACGCATCTGCCGTCCGAGAAGACGACGGATTTCACCGGGTGGGTAGGGCCGTCCAGTGACGTTTGAGATGACCACACGATCGGGGTCGCGAAACGCTACACCATTCAGCACCATAGCGAAGCGGTCAGCGGCCGCTTCCATATGGCTAGAGTGGAACGCCGCGCTGACTGCCAGCGGCACCGCCCGGGCGGCACGCGTCGTTCGGCAGTGCGCGACAAGGCGGTCAATGACATCCTTAGCGCCGGCCAGCACCACCTGTGACGGCGTGTTGAGGTTGGCGATTTCTAGAGCATTCGCGGCGGCGTCGCGCAGCAACGCGTCGAGGTCGACTTCACCGACGACTGCGGCCATAGCGCCGCCGCGGGCTTGGCCCATGAGCAGAGCGCGCTCATTGACCAAAGTGAATGCGTCATCGAATTCCAGCGCCCCCGCGAATTCAAGGGCGTTGTATTCGCCGAGACTGTGTCCAAGAACAATGGACGGCGGGGTGTTCTCTTTCAGTGCATGTCGTGCTGATAACGCGTTGACGAGAAACAGCGCAGGTTGCGCCCATCGAGTTTCACTGAGACGTCGTTCTGGATCCTGTAGACACAATTGTCGCATGTCAGTTCCAACGATAGCGTCGCAACGAGCGACGAGATCAGGGTATTCGTCGAACAGTCCTTCGCCCATTCCACGATGTTGTGAACCCTGACCGGGAAACATCCAGGCTGTGGTCACGACACCATGCGTTCTGACAACGCAGCCGAAGCAGCCATGACCGGTTCGGGTATAAATCGTTCCCAGAGGCCATCGAGCACTCGGCCTGGTCCGACCTGTGTGAGACTATCGACACCCTGGTCGCGCAGAAATTGCATGGTTTCCACCCACCGAACGGGGCTACGCATTTGTCGAGCGAGTACATCGCGGACCGTGCCGGGCTCATAAGGGAGGGCGGTGACGTTGGCAACCGTGGGAACCCACGGGTCACCAATATCCGCCTGGGACAGATCGCAAGCGAATTTCTCAGCGGCAGGTTGGGTGTGCCGGGAATGGAAGCCACCCGAAAGGCGAAGGTGAACACTGCTACCTTTTTGGTGACGATCAATCTCACAATGCAAGGCCCGTAGTTGAGCCATATCGCCGGAAACGACGGTTTGATCAGGCAGGTTGTAGTTAGCGATTTCGATTTGTGGACCGATTTGTTCGATGAGGTCAGTCAGTTCGAGCAGACTGAGTCCGACGACGGCAAGCATGCCACCCTGAGCGACCTCGGACATCAGTTGAGCACGACGAGCGACCAGCTCCAGGCCTGTATCAAAATCGATGCTGCCAGAAGCACACAGGGCGTTGTATTCACCAAGGCTGTGTCCGGCAAAGAAGTCTGGCCAACCGTGGAGCCTTCGCCGATGTAAAAATGTTAGATGATTTACATAAAATAGTGCAGGTTGGCAATACAACGTGTTGCTCAGAATCCCGTTAGGGTCTTCTAGACAAATTCGGCGGATCGAGTAACCGAGGACGTCGTCAGCACGACGCTCCAGACCGGGGTACAAGTCGATGAGCTCCTCGCCCATGCCCTGTCGCTGAGTTCCTTGCCCGGGGAACACCCACGCTGAGGTCATCGCCCATTCCCCTTCATGTTGGTTGCCACGGCAGCTGCTGGTTGTCAGCGAATTGTTGGAGTCGATTCACCATGCCGGGGTCAATGAGAAAGCCCTCAAGGGAGTCGATAGCGTTTTGTAGAGTTCGGTCATCGAGAGGCCAAAGTGTCCGAAAGTAACGTTTGGCGGCGCCGATACTGCCCGGTTGCGTCCTCCGTAGACGATTGAGCAGGAGCTGCATCGAACGCTGAGGCTGGTCTTCTACGGTGTCTACAAGTCCTGCAGCCTTGGCGCTGTCGACATCGATGGGGATCGTGGAAAGCGCCATTTGTTGACATAGCCGATAGCCGGCACGCCGAATGAGGAACGGGGCGACCAGGCATGGCACTAAGCCCCATAACGCTTCCGGTAAACAGAACGAGCTTCGCGGGGTGGCGAACACAAAGTCGCAGGCAGCGGCCAGGCCCACGCCGCCGCCGGTGGCCCGCCCGTCGACGACACAAATCACAGCAACGTCGGCGGTAGTGAAGCGATCAAGCAGATGCACGAAGGCTTCGCCTCCAGCGCCACGAACCTGCGAGTTCTGTGCCGCCGCCGCTAAGTCCATCCCGTCACAGAAGACGCTTCCACTACTTTCGATGACGAAGGCTCTTGCCGCAAGGTCGTTTTCACAATCAGTGATTGCGCGGCCCAACGCGTCGATGAGTTGGGGGGTCAGGACGTTGCGACGGTCGGGGCGTGAAAGCTGGGCGCGGTGCCACGCGGCGCCGTATTCAACGATTAGATCCGCGGATATATTGGTCATGCCCATCGGTACACGCGGTGGTAGTTCTTAATACTTTCCAAAACGAGCAGGCTCTTGCCGTCGATTGCCGAGTTGAGTAGGTGCCCATAAGGCCGGGTGTCGGGCTCGGAGTTCTCGACGCCCGCCATCCGCTCGAGCGCGAGATCAGCAATTATCTCGTAGTCGTCCATCTCCAGCTCGTGGCGGTCGGCGATCTGTTCGGGGATGCGAAGCGCGGAGACAGCAGCGGCCGATTCGGGCGTGACAACGCCACTATAGAACTCTGATGAGCAGCCGGACCCGTATGAAAACAGTCCTATCCGTTGAGGTTCCACGACAGTGGCATAGGTCAGATAGGAGCAGATCGCCAGGTACAGCGCGGCTGAGTAGAAGTTGCCGACGTCTTGACAAAATCGGATTGACGGTTCGACTCGGCGGATAAAATCGCCATCAATTTCTTCGAGTGACATTGTCGCAACACGACGCAACAAACGGCGGTGCGCGCTCTTAACCATTCCAGCAAACGGCGTGTGCAGGACGAGGCCGCCGAACGTATCACAGATATCGGCATTCTCCACGACCTCGGCGTAGTGGGCGAACGATGCTTCCAGGCAGCTCATGTAGGACATAAGGGATAGGTCGCTATCGCCGGCCTCGACGTCCGGGCGGGGGCGAAACGTGTCACTCACTTCGTAGCTGTGGTAACCATTGGCGCCATGGTCCAGACTTAGGATGTGTCCTTCGCGACCAATGAGCATGGCGACCGCACCGGCACCCTGCGATGGTTCCCAATAAGTGGAGCGCGCTGCGACGCTAGCGGCGTCGGCCGCGATTACCAGAGCCCTAACCTCTCGGGAGCTGCTCCGTATAAATCCGCTGGCCATTTGTAGCGCGGCAGTGCCTCCGTAGCAGGCGTGTTTAGTTTCAAAGGTACGGCAGCGGCGGCTTAGATTTAGATAGTCCAGTACGTATGTGCTTAACGCCTTGCCGAAATCAATACCTGACTCAGTGCCGACGATGACCAACTCGATCGTCTCACGTTCCTCATCGGTCATTGCGCGGACGATGGGAGCCGCAGCGTTCACTGCATTCGTGACTGCGTCCTCAATCGGTAGGTTCACCGACTTACGGCGCATTAAAAGATTCTGCATTCGCGTTCTGTCCAACCCGCGCGCATTGAACAATGTCGCCACATCCAGACTGAACCTGCCAACGTATGGATTGATGGCCTCGATACCAACATCACTTCCCGCACCCAATGGTCCGCACCTCCCGCAACGGATTCAAACATCGCCGAGGTCCGCGGCGATGCTCACTTCTGGCCAGCTCCGAAACACGTTGCCCGATTTACTAATTAGCCATGCGGTTCGCGTCAATGCTTCGGGGTATCAATGTGAGCGGACACCGCAAGGTCTCTATGGCTGACCTTGTCGGCGTTTGCGAGGATCTCGGCTACCGAGATGTACGCAGCTATGCGCAAAGCGGAAATCTTGTCTTTGACGCAGGTCGCGTGACAGCACCGCGAGTCGCCAAGTCCCTCAAAGCGGCGATCCGCGACACCTTCAACTACGACGACGTTGACGCGCTGATTAGGACGGGAGCCGATTTGGCTGCCTTAGTTCAGGCCAACCCCTATCTAGCCGACGGGGCAGACCCAAAAACGCTGCATCTGACAATGTTCTCGGCCGCGCCAGTAAGGCCCCTCGCCGATGACGGCGCTTGGCGTCCAGACGGTTTCACAATCGCCAATCTGGAGGCATATGTGGTGTGCCCCAATGGCTACGGTCGCACCAAGCTGAATAATTCCTTCTTCGAGAACAAGCTTGGCGTACGCGCAACAACCCGAAATTGGCGAACCATCACCGCACTCGCACAAATGACTGAGGAGCTGCGGTAGGGGTGCGCGCGGCCCGCAGCTCCTCAGCCCGAAAAGGGTCAGTACAGCTCAGTCCCCGAAATCGCAGTCAAGCTGGAACACCTCGCCCGACGGCCCCTGCACGATCTCGCCCCGACCAGTCAGCGCCGCAAAGTCCCCATCTCCCGCGTGCGGAACCACGATCCATTCGCCCGACCGCCCTTCGGCGGGCGTCATCAGAGCGCTGTGCCGAACGACAAAGGTTCCTTTGCGGTCCCCTATCGTGCCCGTAATGTGCTCGAATGCAACGTAAGCCATCGCATTCTCTACGGGTGTCTTTATAGCAATTAGCTGCACAACACTGGTACCTTCAAGGTCGCCAGTGAACGTCTTATCAAAGATCGTGTGACTCAGCTGACCAGAAAATCCTTCGGCCGGCTGTTCTTCGCGCGAAATCACAGTGAAATCAGCATTTATACGCTCGGTCATCTTCGACTGTCCTTTCGATGATCAACTTTTCCGAAGTACCTACGCCTCCGACGGCGAGAAATTTACCCTAGTCGCGTACCCCATACTGAGCACATCTGCGCATTCTCCCGCTTTGGGGCCCATAAATCACAGAGACAACCGAGCAAATCTCACCAGAGGCTTTGAGAACTTTCGACCCACATAACAATCTAGGCTTTTTTACTGTTCTACTTTTGGAGGACAGAGACAGAACGGGTGGCCGTCCGGGTCGAGCATGACTCGATAAGAATTGCCTCCCGGTTGTTCGGAGGCCACAGTGGCGCCCAAGCCCGTAGCACGAGATATTCCAGCGTTCAGATCATCTACTCGGAAGTCTAGATGGAATTGCTGAGGCTGGTTCTGACTCGGCCATTCAGGGGCTTTGTAGTCTTCGACCCCCTGGAAGTTGATGGTATGAGAGCCGACCTGTATCGCGGCAACTCCGTACTCGGGGTAGTTCCCGACGACCTCACCGCCGGACAGGTCGGCGTAGAACCGAGCCAACCCGGCGGCGTCGGAGCAGTCGATAGTAAAGGCCAGTAAGTTGATCTCCGGAAGCGTCACCGCTCAAGACTAGGGCCGAACCGTGAGGGGTGTCTTGGATGAATGCGACAGATCCGCCACTGAGAGCTAACCATGATCCGTGGCGGTCGGTAGTGCGGCGCGACGGACTAAAACAGCTGGTCCAGCGAGTACTGCTGCCTGGTAGTGGAACCCTCGCTGGCTGGGTCGATCACACATGGGCGCTGTCGTGGTCTGAACCGGTGCCGGCTGCGCTGTCGGCCGTCATTGGCTCACCGTGTGTGCACCTCACGATCGAGGACGGTCCGCCGGGGGCTTTTCGACACGGGCACGAGCTGCCGGCTGCCCTGCTCCATGGTGTCGTCACCGAGCGATTCGCTACCGACCTGCCAGCTCCCGGATGGACGGTTGGACTGCGGCTGACACCCGGTGCCGCGTTTGATCTGATAGGCGTTCCGGTAAGCACGTGGACTGGGCGGGTTTTGTCATGGAGCCAGGCTTGGCCGGGATGGGACTTGTCAGAAGTTCGTGCGGCTCAAGACAATCACACTCGCGCCAAGGCGCTGGAAGCGGCCGCAATAGAGATGATCGGCAGCCGAAATCCTTCGCCCGGTGGGCATCGCGCACGGAGCGTTGTACGCCTTGCCGTGACCGATCGGACTGTGCATTCAGTAACCGATTTAGCGGCGCGCCTTTCCGTCTCGCGGCGAACACTGGAGCGGTTGTGCAACGACCACATCGGCGTTTCCCCGGGCTGGATACTACGGCGGGAGCGGATAATCCAAGTTCATCAACTATTTCGCGAGACAGACCTGACAGTCGGGGAGGCTGCCGACCTCCTAGGGTGGTGCGACCAGGCGCATCTAACCAATGCATACTCAAGGATCGCCGGTGTTACGCCGGCCCGCTTACAACAACACCTTCGCGCCGATCAAGCGAAGCTCCACTAGCTAAGTCGATTGACGTTCTCTCTGCACTTCCAAATGCCGGGATGCCTCGTTCCAGCTGGCGATCCCGACAGTAGCTAATGACGCTATCGCCGTAGGCCGACTGCCGCCGGAAATTTGCGCCGAACAACTCTGTCAGTAACCTCCGCGAGGGCGTATGTCTGCGGCCTTCAGATGAGACTCGTCAGCCGCGAGCTATTCTAGAGAATTACCGGACCTGATACAAACAAGCACTTTACATCCCGACCCTGGCGTTTCCGGATGATACACGGGATGGTCGAGGGTCAAACGTTGTGCGCCAGGTAGCGCATGAGGGATTCCCGGTGTATCCGGAGAGCGCCTCCACGTTCCCGGATTACAGCGCCATTATCGATAAAGTTACGAAGAAAAAGCCCAATTCGTGAACGAGTAGTTCCCACCATGGAAGCAAATTCTTCTTGAGTGATTCGGAGCCGTAGATAAGAAAAATCCCCGGAGTGAGCAGCGATTGTGTTTGCAAGATCCAGAAGTATCGCTCCGAACCGGTACTCACAGTCAGCCGTCACAAAATCAATGATCATCTTCCGCTGGCTAATGATCCGACGCGATAAGTAACGAATGAAGTCCGCACGCCAGTCCTCGTCTTCTAAGTTGGCGTGCAATTGTGAGACACCAAAGCGGTACAGCCTAGTCCGCGTCATGGCAACCGCGAATTCATACATAGATGGGCCCCCGAAGAACAGATCACCAATCAGGTCCCCTCGAGTGTATATTCCAAGTAGACAACTCTTTCCCTCCCGAGACGTCGCTACAATCTTGACAAAGCCTCGTTCGATACAATAGACCCATTGGTTTGAATTGTGCGTATTATAAATCATGTCGCCGCGATTGGCATCAATAACCACCGGCGGAACCGGGTCCGAATTAGCTAGATGAACTAGAGCAGCAACCGGAAATGAATCGCGTACGGCTACCCCCGGCTTTCCTGAGTACCTCATCTGGGCATCGGACACCCGACATGACCGCGGGCCTGTTGCGTGTCCATGATGGTTAACTAGCCGGGCTGGCTCACGGTCGCATATCGCGTCGGTATGCGATTCAGTTGCCCCACTCATATTTTTCCCAGTCATATTTTCCCCATTCATAT
This window encodes:
- a CDS encoding non-ribosomal peptide synthetase, with translation MAEEFLRSVGRHPANIAVSYLEQELSYADLLGNATAISHAIQRRAPANAIVALTQRRGFELIATIVGITMAGCAYLPLDPAYPTRRLQYCLRDSGASLLIGDNVPGSDVQTVSFTKAVNESRHAGDAAIRTAASNDPAYIIYTSGSTGTPKGVVVEHRNVLALFAATATEFSLCESDVWTMFHSSSFDFSVWEMWGALLHGGRIVIVDEHTARSPKQFVELVDRQAITILSQTPTAFAPFSTEALATKAPLDALRLVIFGGERLEPAGLADWILARGTSSPELVNMYGITETTVHTTQRRLDINDVQRTGRSPIGRPLPGLGIHLLDASLAPVPEGKAGEIVVTGPGVARGYLNRPELDTQRFITLPLGLCGSLVRCYRSGDIARRDGDDLVYLGRADAQLKVRGYRIEPQEIETVLISIDGVNAAAVVAAQAGPGDDRLVAFVVDHSPVQRRLQNEAVTCLRPAARETEIREAVGALLPAHLCPNHVFFIDELPRSTNGKVDVVSLSARASDHLSKISGGAGAAVASTNKQDGSDDAGAVFEIVQRVLRLNPFEPDRDIFDAGATSLAVVRLLAEINAVLDLELVPADLADNSSPSGIARVAAERRNFAAPAETPLARAVSTKPPRRKGASL
- a CDS encoding PfaD family polyunsaturated fatty acid/polyketide biosynthesis protein; the encoded protein is MFPGQGSQHRGMGEGLFDEYPDLVARCDAIVGTDMRQLCLQDPERRLSETRWAQPALFLVNALSARHALKENTPPSIVLGHSLGEYNALEFAGALEFDDAFTLVNERALLMGQARGGAMAAVVGEVDLDALLRDAAANALEIANLNTPSQVVLAGAKDVIDRLVAHCRTTRAARAVPLAVSAAFHSSHMEAAADRFAMVLNGVAFRDPDRVVISNVTGRPYPPGEIRRLLGRQMRSQVRWWDCLQYLRSQGVNHARQLGPGRTLMDFWLAATTAPAPGCDEDREPNRIAPSQSNGKRLTATLISAIDIYTPGRNFCKAHGVREPYVAGAMYRGIASPALVVRMGRAGLLGVLGTGGLGLPEIESGLTHISAALAPDIPYAVNLLATPEQPEEEQRRVELYLRHGVSMVEAAAYTQLTEPLLRFRYRGAHIDGGRAVAPHRVIAKVSRREVAALFLQPPSEQLLANLRAEGLLNADEVAAARRLPVAADICVEADSGGHTDAGVALALIPSMTRLRDQYASQNLDEVVRIGAAGGLGTPESIAAAFVLGAEFVVTGSVNQCTPEAGTSDAVKDLLAQIDVGDTTYAPAGDMFELGARVQVVRKATLFPARANYLYQVYRAHRSLDDLDGDTRKMVERYLGCSLGHAWDMARVRLEHANPKELARVTTQPRARMARTFKTYFARSMQSALVGDITQRADFQIHSGPAMGALNAYLRDSDLQNWRTRNVDVVADHLLSGARRVLGAHI
- a CDS encoding ACP S-malonyltransferase; protein product: MTSAWVFPGQGTQRQGMGEELIDLYPGLERRADDVLGYSIRRICLEDPNGILSNTLYCQPALFYVNHLTFLHRRRLHGWPDFFAGHSLGEYNALCASGSIDFDTGLELVARRAQLMSEVAQGGMLAVVGLSLLELTDLIEQIGPQIEIANYNLPDQTVVSGDMAQLRALHCEIDRHQKGSSVHLRLSGGFHSRHTQPAAEKFACDLSQADIGDPWVPTVANVTALPYEPGTVRDVLARQMRSPVRWVETMQFLRDQGVDSLTQVGPGRVLDGLWERFIPEPVMAASAALSERMVS
- a CDS encoding enoyl-CoA hydratase-related protein → MGMTNISADLIVEYGAAWHRAQLSRPDRRNVLTPQLIDALGRAITDCENDLAARAFVIESSGSVFCDGMDLAAAAQNSQVRGAGGEAFVHLLDRFTTADVAVICVVDGRATGGGVGLAAACDFVFATPRSSFCLPEALWGLVPCLVAPFLIRRAGYRLCQQMALSTIPIDVDSAKAAGLVDTVEDQPQRSMQLLLNRLRRTQPGSIGAAKRYFRTLWPLDDRTLQNAIDSLEGFLIDPGMVNRLQQFADNQQLPWQPT
- a CDS encoding hydroxymethylglutaryl-CoA synthase family protein, with the translated sequence MGAGSDVGIEAINPYVGRFSLDVATLFNARGLDRTRMQNLLMRRKSVNLPIEDAVTNAVNAAAPIVRAMTDEERETIELVIVGTESGIDFGKALSTYVLDYLNLSRRCRTFETKHACYGGTAALQMASGFIRSSSREVRALVIAADAASVAARSTYWEPSQGAGAVAMLIGREGHILSLDHGANGYHSYEVSDTFRPRPDVEAGDSDLSLMSYMSCLEASFAHYAEVVENADICDTFGGLVLHTPFAGMVKSAHRRLLRRVATMSLEEIDGDFIRRVEPSIRFCQDVGNFYSAALYLAICSYLTYATVVEPQRIGLFSYGSGCSSEFYSGVVTPESAAAVSALRIPEQIADRHELEMDDYEIIADLALERMAGVENSEPDTRPYGHLLNSAIDGKSLLVLESIKNYHRVYRWA
- a CDS encoding DUF1697 domain-containing protein, encoding MLRGINVSGHRKVSMADLVGVCEDLGYRDVRSYAQSGNLVFDAGRVTAPRVAKSLKAAIRDTFNYDDVDALIRTGADLAALVQANPYLADGADPKTLHLTMFSAAPVRPLADDGAWRPDGFTIANLEAYVVCPNGYGRTKLNNSFFENKLGVRATTRNWRTITALAQMTEELR
- a CDS encoding DUF3224 domain-containing protein codes for the protein MTERINADFTVISREEQPAEGFSGQLSHTIFDKTFTGDLEGTSVVQLIAIKTPVENAMAYVAFEHITGTIGDRKGTFVVRHSALMTPAEGRSGEWIVVPHAGDGDFAALTGRGEIVQGPSGEVFQLDCDFGD
- a CDS encoding VOC family protein, with protein sequence MTLPEINLLAFTIDCSDAAGLARFYADLSGGEVVGNYPEYGVAAIQVGSHTINFQGVEDYKAPEWPSQNQPQQFHLDFRVDDLNAGISRATGLGATVASEQPGGNSYRVMLDPDGHPFCLCPPKVEQ
- a CDS encoding helix-turn-helix domain-containing protein, which translates into the protein MNATDPPLRANHDPWRSVVRRDGLKQLVQRVLLPGSGTLAGWVDHTWALSWSEPVPAALSAVIGSPCVHLTIEDGPPGAFRHGHELPAALLHGVVTERFATDLPAPGWTVGLRLTPGAAFDLIGVPVSTWTGRVLSWSQAWPGWDLSEVRAAQDNHTRAKALEAAAIEMIGSRNPSPGGHRARSVVRLAVTDRTVHSVTDLAARLSVSRRTLERLCNDHIGVSPGWILRRERIIQVHQLFRETDLTVGEAADLLGWCDQAHLTNAYSRIAGVTPARLQQHLRADQAKLH
- a CDS encoding Crp/Fnr family transcriptional regulator; translated protein: MNGENMTGKNMSGATESHTDAICDREPARLVNHHGHATGPRSCRVSDAQMRYSGKPGVAVRDSFPVAALVHLANSDPVPPVVIDANRGDMIYNTHNSNQWVYCIERGFVKIVATSREGKSCLLGIYTRGDLIGDLFFGGPSMYEFAVAMTRTRLYRFGVSQLHANLEDEDWRADFIRYLSRRIISQRKMIIDFVTADCEYRFGAILLDLANTIAAHSGDFSYLRLRITQEEFASMVGTTRSRIGLFLRNFIDNGAVIRERGGALRIHRESLMRYLAHNV